From Cellulomonas oligotrophica, a single genomic window includes:
- the cydD gene encoding thiol reductant ABC exporter subunit CydD has protein sequence MKPLDPRLLRHAHAARTYLALTVALGVLTGALVVVQALVLARALGSAVSDGATLPALGGAVLVLGGVVAARTAVTWVQERYAHRAATRAVAQLREQVVARAAAAGPRLLGSHEGPEVVTLATRGLDALEPYFVRYLPQLVLAATLTPATLLVVLGLDWISFAILLGTLPLVPVFMWLVGVMTQGRSSRGLATMQRLGTQVLDLLAGLPTLRAFGRERGPGARVRELGDAHRRATTGTLRIAFLSGMVLELLTTLCVALVAVGVGLRLVYADIDLVTGLAVLVLAPEVFAPLRQVGAQFHASTDGIAAADRAFAVIEGPGVPHGSTPAPDLSAGRVRVHGVGVRSRGGMTPDGLDLELAPGRVVALTGPSGVGKTTAVEVVLGLVEPDEGRVELLGPDGRGVDVREVEPGSYWSQVTWLPQRPVLEPGTVAEVLGSPAGADRDRAAALTGLDTVVAGLPDGWRTRLGAGGSGLSVGQRQRLALTRALLRPTPLVVLDEPTAHLDAVGERVVLRTVDALRAAGSAVLLVAHRPSLAARADVVVPVAAAAAPGPVPATTPGAA, from the coding sequence GTGAAGCCCCTCGACCCCCGGCTCCTGCGCCACGCGCACGCCGCGCGCACCTACCTGGCGCTCACCGTCGCGCTCGGCGTGCTCACCGGCGCCCTCGTGGTCGTCCAGGCCCTCGTCCTCGCCCGCGCGCTCGGCAGCGCCGTCTCCGACGGAGCGACGCTGCCGGCGCTCGGGGGTGCGGTCCTGGTGCTCGGCGGCGTCGTCGCGGCCCGCACGGCCGTCACGTGGGTGCAGGAGCGCTACGCGCACCGGGCCGCGACGCGGGCCGTGGCGCAGCTGCGCGAGCAGGTCGTCGCCCGGGCGGCGGCCGCCGGCCCACGGCTGCTCGGGTCGCACGAGGGCCCGGAGGTCGTCACGCTGGCAACCCGGGGCCTCGACGCCCTCGAGCCGTACTTCGTGCGCTACCTCCCGCAGCTCGTGCTCGCCGCGACGCTCACGCCCGCGACGCTGCTCGTCGTGCTCGGGCTCGACTGGATCTCCTTCGCGATCCTGCTCGGGACGCTCCCGCTCGTCCCGGTGTTCATGTGGCTCGTGGGCGTCATGACCCAGGGGCGGTCCTCCCGGGGACTGGCCACCATGCAGCGGCTCGGCACCCAGGTGCTCGACCTGCTCGCGGGCCTGCCCACGCTGCGCGCGTTCGGCCGCGAGCGCGGCCCCGGCGCCCGCGTGCGGGAGCTGGGCGACGCCCACCGGCGGGCCACGACGGGGACGCTGCGGATCGCGTTCCTGTCCGGCATGGTGCTCGAGCTGCTGACCACGCTGTGCGTCGCGCTGGTGGCCGTCGGCGTCGGCCTGCGCCTGGTGTACGCCGACATCGACCTGGTCACCGGCCTGGCCGTGCTGGTGCTGGCCCCCGAGGTCTTCGCACCGCTGCGCCAGGTCGGCGCGCAGTTCCACGCCTCCACCGACGGGATCGCCGCGGCCGACCGGGCGTTCGCGGTCATCGAGGGCCCGGGCGTCCCGCACGGGAGCACGCCCGCGCCGGACCTGTCGGCCGGGCGCGTGCGCGTGCACGGCGTGGGGGTGCGCAGCCGCGGGGGGATGACGCCCGACGGGCTGGACCTCGAGCTGGCCCCCGGCCGGGTCGTCGCGCTCACGGGGCCGTCGGGCGTCGGCAAGACCACCGCCGTCGAGGTCGTCCTGGGCCTGGTCGAGCCCGACGAGGGCCGGGTGGAGCTCCTCGGCCCGGACGGCCGGGGGGTCGACGTGCGCGAGGTGGAGCCCGGCTCCTACTGGTCGCAGGTCACCTGGCTGCCGCAGCGCCCCGTGCTCGAGCCCGGGACCGTCGCCGAGGTGCTCGGCTCCCCCGCCGGCGCGGACCGGGACCGGGCCGCCGCGCTCACCGGCCTCGACACGGTCGTCGCCGGGCTCCCCGACGGCTGGCGCACCCGGCTCGGCGCGGGCGGCTCCGGCCTGAGCGTCGGGCAGCGCCAGCGGCTCGCCCTCACCCGGGCGCTGCTGCGCCCCACCCCGCTGGTCGTGCTCGACGAGCCGACCGCGCACCTGGACGCCGTCGGCGAACGCGTCGTCCTGCGCACCGTCGACGCGCTGCGGGCCGCCGGCAGCGCCGTGCTGCTCGTCGCCCACCGGCCGTCGCTCGCCGCACGCGCCGACGTGGTGGTGCCCGTCGCCGCGGCGGCAGCCCCCGGCCCGGTCCCCGCCACGACCCCGGGAGCAGCATGA
- the cydC gene encoding thiol reductant ABC exporter subunit CydC translates to MSTPRPAPPRGTLRRAVRLLDVDPRRVALAVTLGTLALGCAVALAASAAWLIARASQMPPVLELSVATVSVRAFGIGRGLLRYLERLVSHDVALRGMVALRTTLYERLAAGRPEAVLAVRRGDLLQRVGADVDTVGDVVVRGLVPAAVAAVLGVLTSATMAVLWPPAGLSLALCLLLASVVAPLLAARGARTVEERGSAARADMSASALAVLDDAGPLAVSGRLGAELDALADADRRLADAADAGARPAAVGAALGQLAVGLAVLAALVTGVPAVTAGLLSPVALAVVVLTPLAAFEAASVLPAAAVQVHRSRAAAARVLALLDAADADPGAAPATTRPVTPAPATTAGPLLVARGLDVGWPGRPPALRDVAVDLAPGRRVGVAGASGAGKTSLLLTLAGLLPPVAGTVTLDGVPLTDVERARVVGAVVATPEDAHVFGTTVLENLRVARGDVAEDEAVDALGRAGLGGWLRTLPDGLATLLGADGRTVSGGERRRLLLARALVADAPLLLVDEPAEHLDPATADAVLDALWHAPPTRDGTARGVLVVTHRLAPLAAADEVLWLEDGRVAARGTHEALRADVPGYREAVEQTAAGRA, encoded by the coding sequence ATGAGCACGCCACGTCCGGCACCCCCGCGCGGGACCCTGCGCCGGGCGGTGCGCCTGCTCGACGTCGACCCCCGACGGGTCGCCCTGGCGGTGACCCTCGGCACGCTCGCGCTCGGCTGCGCGGTCGCGCTGGCCGCGTCCGCGGCCTGGCTGATCGCCCGGGCGTCGCAGATGCCGCCCGTGCTGGAGCTGTCCGTCGCGACGGTGTCGGTGCGGGCCTTCGGGATCGGCCGCGGGCTGCTGCGCTACCTGGAGCGGCTCGTGTCCCACGACGTCGCGCTGCGCGGCATGGTCGCCCTGCGCACCACGCTGTACGAGCGCCTGGCCGCCGGTCGCCCCGAGGCGGTCCTCGCCGTCCGGCGCGGCGACCTCCTGCAGCGGGTCGGCGCGGACGTCGACACGGTCGGCGACGTCGTGGTGCGCGGCCTCGTGCCGGCCGCCGTGGCCGCCGTCCTCGGCGTGCTGACGAGCGCGACGATGGCCGTCCTGTGGCCTCCCGCCGGGCTGTCGCTGGCGCTGTGCCTGCTGCTCGCGTCGGTCGTGGCACCGCTGCTCGCGGCCCGGGGCGCCCGCACGGTCGAGGAGCGGGGCAGCGCTGCCCGCGCGGACATGAGCGCGTCCGCGCTCGCCGTCCTCGACGACGCGGGTCCGCTCGCCGTCTCGGGGCGGCTGGGTGCCGAGCTCGACGCGCTGGCGGACGCCGACCGCCGCCTGGCGGACGCGGCCGACGCCGGTGCGCGGCCCGCCGCGGTCGGGGCGGCGCTCGGGCAGCTCGCCGTCGGCCTGGCCGTGCTGGCAGCGCTCGTCACGGGCGTCCCCGCGGTCACGGCCGGCCTGCTCTCCCCCGTCGCGCTGGCCGTGGTCGTGCTCACGCCGCTGGCCGCGTTCGAGGCCGCGTCGGTCCTGCCGGCCGCGGCCGTCCAGGTGCACCGGTCGCGCGCCGCGGCCGCCCGCGTGCTCGCCCTGCTGGACGCGGCGGACGCGGACCCGGGCGCCGCACCGGCCACGACCCGGCCCGTCACGCCGGCCCCGGCGACGACGGCCGGGCCGCTCCTCGTCGCCCGCGGGCTGGACGTGGGCTGGCCGGGACGACCGCCCGCACTGCGGGACGTCGCCGTCGACCTGGCCCCGGGACGCCGGGTCGGGGTGGCCGGTGCGAGCGGCGCCGGGAAGACGAGCCTGCTGCTCACCCTGGCCGGGCTGCTCCCGCCCGTCGCCGGCACGGTCACGCTCGACGGCGTGCCGCTGACCGACGTCGAGCGCGCACGGGTCGTCGGCGCGGTCGTCGCCACGCCCGAGGACGCCCACGTGTTCGGTACCACGGTGCTGGAGAACCTGCGGGTCGCCCGCGGCGACGTCGCCGAGGACGAGGCGGTCGACGCCCTGGGGCGCGCCGGGCTCGGCGGGTGGCTGCGCACGCTGCCCGACGGGCTGGCCACCCTGCTCGGCGCCGACGGCCGCACCGTGTCCGGCGGTGAGCGACGCCGGCTGCTGCTGGCCCGCGCGCTGGTCGCCGACGCGCCCCTGCTGCTCGTCGACGAGCCTGCTGAGCACCTGGACCCTGCGACCGCTGACGCCGTCCTGGACGCCCTCTGGCACGCACCCCCCACGCGCGACGGCACCGCCCGGGGCGTCCTCGTGGTCACGCACCGGCTGGCTCCCCTCGCGGCGGCCGACGAGGTGCTGTGGCTCGAGGACGGACGGGTCGCGGCGCGCGGGACGCACGAGGCCCTGCGGGCCGACGTGCCGGGCTACCGTGAGGCCGTGGAGCAGACGGCCGCGGGGCGGGCATGA